Proteins co-encoded in one Gracilimonas sediminicola genomic window:
- the rpmF gene encoding 50S ribosomal protein L32, which translates to MAHPKRRTSNARKNKRRAHHAISDVTLSKCSNCGALHRYHHACAECGYYRGRQVMKAAN; encoded by the coding sequence ATGGCACATCCAAAACGAAGAACATCGAATGCCCGTAAGAACAAGCGTCGTGCACATCACGCAATTTCTGACGTAACCTTATCCAAATGTTCTAACTGCGGTGCTCTCCATCGTTACCACCATGCATGCGCAGAATGTGGTTACTACCGTGGCCGCCAGGTAATGAAAGCAGCTAACTAA